One Dysidea avara chromosome 7, odDysAvar1.4, whole genome shotgun sequence genomic region harbors:
- the LOC136259861 gene encoding uncharacterized protein has protein sequence MKITWLPTIVCLFYSSWNLPVNAFGRKICVNNRCVMAKIDFSVTSTGGSVKFQWTSPLSSLFGYCIRYKCNSDDEDVNYCTDGREKCTNVGSKSQRHEYSYTDLHLSHNATTCWFWIAEKGMNDYCSKVVHCNISSPIEVSKGPSSSTLMLTSTALSLPSTTDKLSPSTSTVAPSVTMPSMITSSKFRSSSSTIVLTTLSTSSMVTSSQSLSISSMITSSQSLSTSSMVTSSQSLSTSSSQLSLTIVTSSTSVISPSQSSTPPSGLSLSSLSSPSISSLSSSSSIKRKISLHLMVLLSFLSVAVLAMLLMSVVILVYWKRDKLKKFDDLTKNKIEQYCDYNDDVAKDNNSDLEYVEPDGKDDDVCTINEDTLYMLEQISHKQNDMIRWLSSHCSGLSDDSGSVPDHYYGSNNGSAGHCSSLNNITTEYGSAVSSDDDSI, from the exons ATGAAGATTACCTGGTTGCCAACGATCGTGTGCTTGTTCTACTCGTCTTGGAACTTGCCAGTTAATG CTTTTGGGAGAAAGATTTGTGTAAACAACCGCTGTGTGATGGCCAAGATAGACTTCAGCGTCACTTCAACTGGAGGATCAGTGAAATTCCAATGGACTTCACCACTCAGTTCACTGTTTGGATATTGTATACGTTACAAATGTAATTCTGATGATGAGGATGTCAACTATTGTACTGATGGAAGAGAG AAATGTACCAATGTCGGTTCTAAAAGTCAAAGACATGAGTACAGTTATACTGACCTTCATCTATCTCACAATGCCACCACATGTTGGTTCTGGATAGCAGAAAAGGGGATGAATGATTATTGTAGCAAAGTTGTTCATTGTAACATCAGCTCACCAATAGAAG TATCTAAAGGTCCATCTTCATCAACACTTATGTTAACATCAACAGCGTTATCATTACCATCAACAACTGATAAGCTGTCACCATCAACATCAACGGTTGCACCATCAGTGACTATGCCATCAatgattacatcatcaaaatttAGATCATCTTCATCAACGATTGTATTAACAACATTATCAACATCATCAATGGTCACATCTTCACAATCATTATCAATATCATCAATGATCACATCTTCACAATCATTATCAACATCATCAATGGTCACATCTTCACAATCATTATCAACATCTTCATCACAACTATCATTGACAATCGTGACATCATCAACATCAGTTATTTCACCATCACAGTCATCAACACCTCCATCAGGACTGTCTttatcatcattatcatcaccatcaatatcatctttatcatcatcatcatcgatCAAAAGAAAAATTT CTCTACATCTTATGGTGCTACTGTCATTTCTCAGTGTTGCAGTACTAGCCATGTTGCTGATGTCAGTTGTGATACTTGTCTATTGGAAAAGAGA CAAACTAAAGAAGTTTGATGACCTAACAAAAAACAAAATAGAG CAATACTGTGACTACAATGATGATGTAGCAAAGGATAATAATAGTGATCTAGAGTATGTTGAACCAGACGGCAAAGATGATGATGTTTGTACAATAAACGAAGACACCTTGTACATGTTAGAACAAATATCACACAAACAAAATGACATGATACGATGGTTATCAAGTCACTGTAGTGGACTGTCAGATGATAGTGGATCAGTACCTGATCATTACTATGGCTCTAACAATGGCTCAGCTGGTCATTGTTCATCACTTAACAATATAACTACTgagtatggtagtgctgtatCCAGTGATGATGATAGTATTTAA
- the LOC136259860 gene encoding chromatin assembly factor 1 subunit B-like, translated as MKVFTPEVVWHEKQPILSVDFHSSGRLASGGADNFVRIWRIKEQDNGKLFPLFMSELSRHTSSVNVVRFSPDGSVLASAGDDCVICLWKLSNEGASRNAFTCSGSGAVNQETWTITKILRGHQQDIYDLCWSHDSTKLISASVNHTGVVWDIAQAIQLAVLSEHQLYVQGVAWDPIGCYLATLSSDKMMRVYTATNYQLHSTVNRITHSTGDSCARISFHDETISTFFRRLSFSPDGSVLIVPTGKVDGISKMPLNATYIFTRNNFSKPVAYLPAGDMPTVVVRFSPVLYQLLPANDGVENSAKFIDLPYRMVYAVASQDSIVLYDTQSTCPFGYISNIHYASITDLTWSSDGHKLVASSSDGYCTILGFDDGEIGMPLASHEIPVGTRKTATVNMETSPPAKPIPVSTIIDQTTPQRKIIPPSTTTPVSGSSSDKKGPRRVQLITLSTTPAAGAASNSTNVTTNSSSVIVNSSSTPDTSSTYTTPVTAPDIVIL; from the exons ATGAAAGTGTTCACGCCCGAGGTTGTATGGCACGAGAAACAACCAATTCTTAGTGTTGACTTTCACTCCAGTGGTCGTTTAGCATCTGGTGGGGCTGACAACTTCGTGCGG ATCTGGAGGATCAAAGAACAAGATAACGGAAAACTGTTCCCTTTGTTCATGTCTGAACTATCACGACACACTAGCTCCGTCAATGTAGTGAGATTTTCACCCGATG GTTCTGTGTTGGCTTCTGCTGGAGATG ATTGTGTTATTTGTCTGTGGAAACTTAGTAACGAAGGGGCCAGTCGTAATGCATTCACTTGTAGTGGTTCTGGAGCAGTGAACCAGGAGACCTGGACTATCACTAAGATATTAAG AGGTCACCAACAAGACATCTATGATCTTTGCTGGTCACATGACTCAACCAAACTGATCTCAGCATCAGTCAACCACACAGGTGTGGTGTGGGATATAGCACAAG CAATCCAGTTAGCTGTGTTAAGTGAACACCAGTTGTATGTGCAAGGTGTAGCCTGGGATCCTATTGGTTGCTACCTAGCAACACTCAGCAGTGACAA AATGATGAGAGTGTACACAGCTACTAACTATCAACTTCACTCAACAGTTAACAGGATAAcacactctactggtgatagt TGTGCACGGATCAGTTTTCATGATGAAACAATCTCCACTTTCTTCCGTCGCCTCTCATTTAGCCCTGATGGATCAGTATTGATTGTTCCAA CTGGTAAGGTGGACGGCATTTCTAAAATGCCACTCAATGCAACCTACATTTTCACACGAAATAATTTCTCCAA ACCTGTAGCATACTTGCCTGCTGGTGATATGCCGACTGTCGTTGTAAGATTCTCACCTGTGTTGTACCAGCTGTTACCAGCTAATG ATGGTGTTGAAAACTCAGCAAAGTTTATAGA CTTGCCATATCGTATGGTATATGCAGTGGCTAGTCAAGACTCCATTGTACTGTACGACACTCAGTCAACATGTCCATTTGGGTACATCAGTAACATACACTATGCATCCATCACTGATCTGACTTG GTCTTCAGATGGTCACAAATTAGTGGCTTCATCAAGCGATGGCTACTGTACTATACTGGGATTTGATGATGGTGAAATAGGAATGCCTCTAGCCAGCCATGAAATACCTGTTGGAACAAGAAAAACAGCGACTGTTAACATGGAAACCTCTCCACCAGCTAAACCAATTCCTGTTAGCACTATAATAGACCAAACTACCCCACAAAGGAAGATTATTCCACCGTCAACAACTACTCCAGTTAGTGGCAGTAGCTCTGATAAGAAGGGACCTAGGAGGGTACAACTGATAACACTCTCCACCACCCCTGCTGCTGGTGCAGCTAGTAATAGCACTAATGTTACTACAAACAGCTCTAGTGTTATTGTAAATAGCTCCAGTACACCTGATACTAGCAGCACTTACACTACTCCGGTTACTGCGCCGGATATTGTAATTCTTTAA
- the LOC136259862 gene encoding calcium uniporter protein, mitochondrial-like has product MEMSLTRLLSHTLRRNQWIGRCVLSRSISLSQKPLLSSQTGISPLFFRNGNPVITVSLPSKGEDCDFMLRPLSDSVGDFIDYMKKEDGGVERAALYTKGGTKIAKSTRIDQLFLEDFDLLINDTKYHVSVPKDYKEVFEGTKSLTDAYSLIHQLYSSLHVDKYQLVKEQQLKAQLQQVQTELQPLEEQVSKISQSARVNNNGFVWLGLGAMCLQFGVLSRLTWCEYSWDIIEPVTYFIGYGTLLGMYAYYIITRQEYIYPDARDRQFLLTLYRLARKQGLDLTRYNELKDAAANIDLQLRRLHDPLDLNLPK; this is encoded by the exons ATGGAGATGTCGCTAACAAGGTTGTTATCGCACACACTGCGACGGAACCAGTGGATTGGGCGATGTGTATTATCAAGG TCTATTTCACTGAGCCAGAAGCCACTCCTGTCATCACAGACTGGGATTT CTCCACTGTTCTTCCGTAATGGTAACCCAGTGATTACAGTTTCACTACCGTCCAAGGGAGAAGATTGTGATTTTATGTTGCGGCCATTGTCAGACAGCGttggtgattttattgattACATGAAAAAGGAAGATGGAGGTGTAGAGAGGGCTGCCTTGTACACCAAGGGAGGCACTAAGATTGCTAAGTCAACACGCATTGATCAACTCTTTCTTGAAGACTTTGACCTGTTGATCAATGATACAAAATACCATGTTTCTGTTCCAAAGGATT ATAAAGAAGTGTTTGAGGGAACAAAGAGTTTAACAGACGCTTATAGTTTAATTCATCAATTGTACTCTTCCCTTCATGTGGACAAATACCAG CTGGTGAAGGAGCAGCAATTGAAGGCACAACTACAACAGGTACAAACTGAACTTCAACCATTGGAGGAACAAGTGTCAAAGATCAGTCAAAGTGCTAGGGTCAATAATAATGGATTTGTATGGCTTGGCCTTGGAG CCATGTGCTTACAATTTGGAGTATTGTCTCGTCTGACATGGTGTGAGTACAGTTGGGATATTATTGAACCAGTGACCTACTTCATTGGATATGGTACATTACTTGGTATGTATGCATACTACATCATCACCAGACAG GAATACATCTACCCTGATGCTAGGGACAGGCAGTTTCTTCTTACCCTGTACAGACTGGCAAGGAAACAAGGATTAGATTTGACCAG GTACaatgagttgaaggatgctgcTGCTAACATTGACCTACAACTGAGGAGACTTCATGACCCACTGGATCTTAACCTACCAAAATGA